In the Pithys albifrons albifrons isolate INPA30051 chromosome 31, PitAlb_v1, whole genome shotgun sequence genome, one interval contains:
- the LOC139684116 gene encoding olfactory receptor 14J1-like, translating to MCYDRYVAICKPLHYGTLLGSRACAHMAAAAWTTGVFYGVLHTINTFSMPLCHGNALGQFFCEVPQILKLSCSHSYLRELGLLLVSGAFIVGCFIFIVFSYVQIFRAVLRIPSEQGRHKAFSTCLPHLAVVSLFLSTAFCAYLKPLSLSSPALDLILAVLYSLLPPIVNPFIYSLRNQELKDAVKKKMTGCFSATRHCLLSSVNGL from the coding sequence gttgccatctgcaaacccctgcactacgggaccctcctgggcagcagagcttgtgcccacatggcagcagctgcctggactactggggttttttatggtGTCCTGCACACAATCAATACATTTTCCATGCCCTtatgccatggcaatgccctggggcagttcttctgtgaagtgccccagatcctcaagctctcctgctcacactcctacctgaGAGAACTTGGGCTTCTTCTGGTTAGTGGGGCGTTTATtgtgggatgtttcattttcattgttttctcctatgtgcagatcttcagggctgtgctgaggatcccctctgagcagggacggcacaaagccttttccacgtgcctccctcacctggctgtggtctccctgtttctcagcactgccttCTGTGCCTACCTAAagcccctttctctctcctccccagccctggaccTGATCctggcagttctgtactcgCTGCTGCCTCCAATAGTCAACCccttcatctacagcctgaggaaccaagaactcaaggatgctgtgaagaaaaagatgactggatgcttttcagcaacCAGACACTGTTTGCTTTCCTCTGTCAATGGCCTGTAG